Proteins encoded together in one Cellulomonas gilvus ATCC 13127 window:
- a CDS encoding aldo/keto reductase, translating into METRVLGRTGRSVGVVGLGCWQLGADWGDVTEDTAVEILAAAVDSGVTFLDTADVYGDGRSERLVGTFVAARGGAASGLTVATKMGRRADPHVADAYTLDAFRAWNDRSRENLGVETIDLVQLHCPPTEVFGRDATYDALDTLVDEGRIAAYGVSVETVDEALAAIARPNVASVQIILNAFRRKPLEQVLPAAAAAGVGIIARVPLASGLLSGKYDEHTTFAADDHRTYNRQGEAFDVGETFSGVPFDVGVAAAREVAALTPEGATTAQLALRWIIDQPGVSVVIPGARTPDQARGNADAAALAPLPAATQDALASIYDERIRAHVHDRW; encoded by the coding sequence ATGGAGACGCGCGTGCTGGGACGGACGGGACGGTCCGTCGGTGTGGTCGGACTGGGGTGCTGGCAGCTGGGTGCGGACTGGGGTGACGTCACCGAGGACACCGCGGTGGAGATCCTCGCCGCCGCGGTCGACTCCGGGGTCACGTTCCTCGACACCGCCGACGTGTACGGCGACGGGCGCTCCGAGCGGCTCGTCGGGACGTTCGTCGCCGCACGCGGCGGTGCGGCCTCGGGCCTGACCGTCGCGACGAAGATGGGCCGCCGCGCCGACCCGCACGTCGCCGACGCGTACACGCTGGACGCGTTCCGCGCGTGGAACGACCGCTCGCGCGAGAACCTGGGCGTCGAGACCATCGACCTGGTCCAGCTGCACTGCCCGCCCACCGAGGTGTTCGGCCGCGACGCGACGTACGACGCGCTCGACACGCTCGTCGACGAGGGCCGCATCGCCGCCTACGGCGTGTCCGTGGAGACGGTCGACGAGGCGCTCGCGGCCATCGCCCGGCCGAACGTCGCCTCGGTGCAGATCATCCTCAACGCGTTCCGCCGCAAGCCGCTCGAGCAGGTGCTCCCGGCTGCCGCCGCGGCGGGCGTCGGGATCATCGCGCGTGTGCCGCTCGCGTCGGGCCTGCTGTCCGGCAAGTACGACGAGCACACGACGTTCGCCGCCGACGACCACCGGACCTACAACCGGCAGGGCGAGGCGTTCGACGTCGGCGAGACGTTCTCCGGCGTGCCGTTCGACGTGGGCGTCGCCGCCGCACGCGAGGTGGCCGCCCTGACGCCCGAGGGGGCCACGACCGCACAGCTCGCGCTGCGCTGGATCATCGACCAGCCCGGCGTCTCCGTGGTCATCCCCGGTGCCCGCACACCGGACCAGGCGCGCGGCAACGCGGACGCCGCGGCCCTCGCGCCGCTGCCCGCCGCGACGCAGGACGCGCTCGCGTCGATCTACGACGAGCGCATCCGCGCCCACGTGCACGACCGCTGGTGA
- a CDS encoding TerD family protein, which produces MIWPAARRSASVSSPAHKWAVVDVETSGLSARSHRVLSVAAAALDERGNVEDSFESLLDPGCDPGPVHIHGLTRERLAGSPQFAEVSSRLNRILSGRVLVAHNAAFDHGFLQAESIRAGLDDPVTHRLCTVALSRRIGVPVPNHRLDTLASYWRIPRGQAHVAADDVRVLVDVFRRSRELADRLAMPLPVVATADLGVIRPDPPAWSKRRCDWSWPGRLAPGAPLVQGMKVVITGDTRRPRETLCQMAEDAGLEIMSSVSKFTSVVVCNRAAGFESSKLVRAADLGTHVIDEATLLRLLPQVLPGAPRTASTATPRTAPPRPTAAPAASQPQLPPAAPSSATAPAARERRPAPGRYAQRRVLVLGGPHDHAADIRALVVAGGGAAAVNLSLNVTDLVALLGAEQDRRVEKARAAGVRVHLGGGVPAAELLARLLAQEDAAAAPVASGDEALELPRGGVVDLPAASEWTVRASWRVDEAPGADVDVVALLLDQDGRVSTDEDFVFYNQPSSDRDAVRLVVDGPHEQSVAIDLDQLPDHCDRIVVAAAVGGGPTFGDVGAIELNVDHPDGSFVTATLDAATSERTLVLTELYLRAGTWRVRVVGQGYDHGLAELAASHGVAVDDR; this is translated from the coding sequence GTGATCTGGCCTGCCGCGCGACGCAGCGCATCCGTCAGCTCCCCGGCGCACAAATGGGCGGTGGTCGACGTGGAGACCTCCGGGCTCTCTGCGCGCTCCCACCGCGTGCTGAGCGTGGCCGCCGCCGCGCTCGATGAACGCGGCAACGTCGAGGACTCGTTCGAGAGCCTCCTGGACCCCGGATGTGACCCCGGGCCGGTCCACATCCACGGGCTCACCCGCGAGCGGCTCGCCGGGTCACCGCAGTTCGCGGAGGTCTCCTCACGCCTCAACCGCATCCTCTCCGGCCGTGTTCTCGTGGCCCACAATGCCGCCTTCGACCACGGGTTCCTGCAGGCGGAGTCCATCCGCGCAGGTCTCGACGATCCGGTGACACACCGGCTGTGCACGGTGGCGTTGAGCCGGCGGATCGGGGTGCCCGTCCCCAACCACCGGCTGGACACCCTGGCGTCCTACTGGCGCATTCCTCGTGGCCAGGCGCACGTGGCGGCTGACGACGTCCGGGTACTCGTCGACGTGTTCCGACGGAGCCGCGAGCTGGCCGACCGGCTGGCCATGCCTCTGCCGGTCGTCGCGACCGCCGACCTCGGCGTCATCCGGCCGGACCCGCCTGCCTGGTCGAAGCGCCGGTGCGACTGGTCATGGCCGGGACGCCTGGCGCCCGGGGCCCCGCTCGTCCAGGGGATGAAGGTCGTCATCACCGGTGACACCCGCCGGCCTCGCGAGACCCTCTGCCAGATGGCGGAGGATGCCGGGCTGGAGATCATGTCATCGGTCTCGAAGTTCACCAGCGTGGTCGTCTGCAACCGAGCCGCTGGATTCGAGAGCTCGAAGCTCGTCCGCGCCGCAGACCTCGGCACGCACGTGATCGACGAGGCGACGCTGCTGCGGCTGCTCCCCCAGGTCCTGCCCGGGGCGCCGCGCACGGCGTCGACGGCCACGCCACGCACCGCACCGCCGCGACCCACCGCCGCCCCGGCCGCGTCCCAGCCTCAGCTCCCCCCGGCAGCCCCGTCGTCGGCGACGGCGCCCGCCGCGCGGGAGCGGCGTCCAGCACCGGGTCGGTACGCGCAACGCCGCGTGCTCGTGCTCGGTGGCCCCCACGACCACGCAGCCGACATCCGCGCCCTCGTCGTGGCGGGTGGAGGTGCGGCCGCTGTCAACCTCAGCCTGAACGTCACCGACCTCGTCGCGCTGCTCGGCGCCGAGCAAGACCGCCGCGTCGAGAAGGCCCGGGCAGCCGGGGTCCGGGTGCATCTGGGCGGGGGCGTGCCTGCCGCGGAGCTCCTCGCTCGCCTGCTCGCCCAGGAGGACGCTGCTGCAGCACCCGTCGCTTCCGGCGACGAGGCGCTCGAGCTGCCTCGTGGCGGCGTCGTCGACCTCCCCGCCGCGAGCGAATGGACCGTACGCGCGAGCTGGCGGGTGGACGAGGCCCCAGGCGCCGATGTCGACGTCGTCGCTCTTCTCCTCGACCAGGACGGCCGCGTGTCCACCGACGAGGACTTCGTCTTCTACAACCAACCGTCCAGCGACCGCGATGCCGTGAGGCTCGTCGTCGACGGTCCGCACGAGCAGAGCGTCGCGATCGACCTCGACCAGCTGCCGGACCACTGCGACCGGATCGTCGTCGCGGCCGCGGTCGGCGGCGGTCCGACCTTCGGCGACGTCGGCGCCATCGAGCTGAACGTCGACCATCCGGACGGGAGCTTCGTGACGGCCACGCTCGACGCCGCGACGTCCGAGCGCACCCTGGTGCTGACCGAGCTGTACCTGCGGGCGGGCACGTGGCGCGTCCGCGTCGTCGGCCAGGGCTACGACCACGGGCTGGCCGAGCTCGCCGCATCGCACGGCGTCGCGGTGGACGACCGCTGA
- a CDS encoding OsmC family protein, with translation MTNETTATTDAALANAGGTRLWVERTGKRRYVGRSSRGARVEIGDIAYDEAFTPGELLKIALAGCSGLSADAALARRLGDDVPVTIEVGGLADDDEDRYPALAERLVVDLSALEPDARERLLTVMHRAIDQHCTVGRTLQAGAQVELSVVGER, from the coding sequence ATGACGAACGAGACGACCGCCACCACCGACGCGGCCCTCGCGAACGCGGGCGGCACGCGCCTGTGGGTCGAGCGCACCGGGAAGCGTCGCTACGTCGGCAGGAGCTCGCGCGGTGCGCGCGTGGAGATCGGGGACATCGCCTACGACGAGGCGTTCACGCCCGGCGAGCTCCTGAAGATCGCCCTGGCGGGCTGCAGCGGGCTGTCCGCGGACGCCGCGCTCGCGCGCCGCCTGGGCGACGACGTGCCGGTCACCATCGAGGTCGGCGGTCTGGCCGACGACGACGAGGACCGCTACCCCGCGCTCGCCGAGCGCCTGGTGGTGGACCTGTCCGCGCTCGAGCCGGACGCCCGCGAGCGCCTGCTGACCGTCATGCACCGCGCGATCGACCAGCACTGCACGGTGGGCCGCACGCTCCAGGCGGGCGCGCAGGTCGAGCTGTCGGTCGTCGGGGAGCGCTGA
- a CDS encoding SDR family oxidoreductase: protein MAEQVRPEQQQEPPGLTGPMVPQPDHGEDSYRGSGRLERKRAFITGGDSGIGRAVAIAFAREGADVAIGYLPEEQVDADETARWVREAGRTCVLVPADLTHEEQARAAVRTAVDGLGGLDVLVNNAGYQMARRETFEDVETDEMDRVMRTNLYALVWVTQEALQHLGEGSAIVNCSSIQAYQPSQSLVDYASTKAAINNMTVNLAAELGERGIRVNAVAPGPIWTPLQPATQLPEKVASFGQDTPLGRAGEPAEVAHAFVFLASAVTGSYVSGTVLGVTGGKPVF, encoded by the coding sequence ATGGCGGAGCAGGTGCGTCCGGAGCAGCAGCAGGAGCCCCCGGGCCTGACGGGGCCGATGGTCCCGCAGCCCGATCACGGCGAGGACTCCTACCGAGGCTCGGGCCGGCTCGAGAGGAAGCGCGCGTTCATCACGGGCGGGGACTCGGGGATCGGGCGGGCGGTGGCGATCGCGTTCGCGCGGGAGGGTGCGGACGTGGCGATCGGCTACCTCCCGGAGGAGCAGGTGGACGCCGACGAGACGGCGCGGTGGGTCCGGGAGGCGGGGCGCACGTGCGTGCTGGTGCCGGCGGACCTGACGCACGAGGAGCAGGCGCGGGCCGCGGTGCGCACGGCGGTCGATGGCCTGGGCGGGCTGGACGTGCTGGTGAACAACGCGGGGTACCAGATGGCGCGCCGGGAGACGTTCGAGGACGTCGAGACGGACGAGATGGACCGCGTGATGCGCACCAACCTGTACGCACTGGTGTGGGTGACGCAGGAGGCGCTCCAGCACCTGGGTGAGGGTTCGGCGATCGTCAACTGCTCGTCGATCCAGGCGTACCAGCCGTCGCAGTCGCTGGTGGACTACGCGTCCACCAAGGCGGCGATCAACAACATGACGGTGAACCTGGCGGCCGAGCTCGGGGAGCGCGGGATCCGGGTGAACGCCGTGGCGCCGGGGCCCATCTGGACGCCGCTGCAGCCCGCGACGCAGCTGCCGGAGAAGGTCGCGTCGTTCGGGCAGGACACGCCGCTGGGGCGCGCGGGCGAGCCTGCGGAGGTGGCGCACGCGTTCGTGTTCCTGGCCTCGGCCGTCACGGGCTCGTACGTGTCCGGGACGGTGCTGGGCGTGACGGGCGGCAAGCCGGTCTTCTAG